In one window of Sphingomonas glaciei DNA:
- a CDS encoding HAMP domain-containing protein, translating to MNAQASREFLDRRQLVSALRALRRGDFTVRMPEEGDGIDEEVATLFNEVVSLNEDMAQEFERLSRVVGKEGKINHRGRVKNARGGWETAIRSVNELIEDMVQPTAEVARVIGAVAKGDLSQTMTVEIDGRPLRGEFLRIGKVVNTMVEQLGSFSAEVTRVAREVGTEGKLGGQANVRGVAGTWKDLTDNVNAMATNLTGQVRNIAEVTTAVARGDLSKKITVEVKGEILELKNTINVMVDQLNGFASEVTRVAREVGTEGKLGGQARVEGVAGTWKDLTDNVNLMADNLTGQVRNIAEVTTAVAKGDLSKKITVDVRGEILELKNTINTMVDQLNGFASEVTRVAREVGTEGKLGGQAQVPGVAGTWADLTNNVNSMAANLTGQVRNIAEVTTAVAKGDLSKKITVDVRGEILELKNTINTMVDQLNGFASEVTRVAREVGSEGKLGGQAQVPGVGGTWADLTDSVNLMAGNLTGQVRNIAEVTTAVARGDLSKKITVEVKGEILELKNTINTMVDQLNGFASEVTRVAREVGSEGKLGGQAQVEGVAGTWADLTESVNLMAGNLTGQVRNIAEVTTAVARGDLSKKITVDVKGEILELKDTINVMVDQLNGFASEVTRVAREVGTEGKLGGQAQVPGVGGTWKDLTDNVNAMAANLTGQVRNIAEVTTAVALGDLSKKITVDVKGEILELKNTINTMVDQLNSFASEVTRVAREVGTEGKLGGQAQVPGVAGTWADLTDNVNLMAANLTGQVRNIADVTTAVAKGDLSKKITVDVKGEILALKNTINTMVDQLNGFASEVTRVAREVGTEGKLGGQAQVPGVGGTWKDLTDNVNLMATNLTNQVRGIADVVTAVAQGNLKRKLTVDAKGEIAALAETINFMIDTLATFADQVTNMAREVGIEGKLGGQARVPGAAGLWRDLTDNVNQLAANLTNQVRSIADVATAVTKGDLSRSIAVEASGEMAALKDNINEMIRNLKEQTLKNAEQDWLKTNLARFSRMLQGERDLATVSNLIMSELAPLVNAQYGVFYVTKREEEETKLELVASYGAESPDHLRKEFKLREGLVGQAAADRRPILLKDVPNDFIRIGSGLGHAKPANVNILPALFEDDVKAVIELASFSEFNETHQSFLDQLMESVGIVLNTIAATMRTEGLLKQSQLLTQELQARQTELTTKQEELHATNEELQEKAQLLENEKKQVEAKNIEIDMARRAVEEKAEQLALTSKYKSEFLANMSHELRTPLNSLLILSKLLADNQQGNLNDKQVEFARTIHSAGSDLLSLINDILDLSKIESGTVSIEVGELPLVSFKQHMERTFRQLAADKNLEFDVNFEATLPEAIRTDEKRLQQIVLNLLSNAFKFTARGSVTLNVSTATKGWSPTHPVLRNGDRAIAIAVTDTGIGIPEDKQKLIFEAFQQADGTTSRKYGGTGLGLSISREIARLLGGELQVRSKPGVGSTFTLFVPLDAVPLNAAAAGGGTSARYENSGASVPTALPGFEVQDDRDDLGKDPFVLIVEDDTAFAAILLDQAREAGLKGVVSAAGSGTLALARKLKPHAITLDLGLSDIDGFVLLDLLKHDPDTTHLPIHVISGADRSASVLAMGAVGVTEKPADQDELGKVFRNLLSEAKKGKRKRAPASSTSQPPREVAELVGTKVLIVDDDIRNIFSLTSVLESYGVEVLHAERGKEGIGILERTDGIDAALIDIMMPEMDGYETMRQIRQRPQLAEVPLIAVTAKAMKGDRQKCLDAGASDYIAKPVDIELLLALLRVWIARNRELTPVSHDIVEAAE from the coding sequence GTGAACGCTCAAGCATCTCGCGAATTTCTCGATCGCCGCCAGCTCGTTTCGGCGCTTCGTGCGCTTCGACGCGGCGATTTCACCGTTCGCATGCCGGAAGAAGGTGACGGCATTGATGAGGAAGTCGCCACGCTCTTCAACGAAGTCGTTTCGCTAAACGAGGACATGGCTCAGGAATTCGAGCGTCTCTCACGAGTGGTCGGCAAGGAAGGCAAGATCAATCATCGCGGCCGTGTGAAGAACGCGCGCGGTGGTTGGGAAACTGCCATTCGCTCGGTCAACGAGCTGATCGAGGACATGGTGCAGCCGACTGCCGAGGTCGCGCGCGTCATCGGTGCCGTGGCCAAGGGCGACTTGTCCCAAACGATGACTGTCGAGATCGACGGTCGTCCACTTAGGGGCGAGTTCCTGCGTATCGGCAAGGTGGTTAACACCATGGTCGAGCAGCTCGGCTCCTTTTCGGCCGAGGTGACCCGCGTGGCGCGTGAAGTCGGCACAGAGGGCAAGCTCGGCGGACAGGCCAACGTGCGCGGCGTTGCCGGCACCTGGAAGGACCTCACCGACAATGTGAACGCGATGGCGACCAACCTCACGGGGCAAGTCCGCAACATCGCCGAGGTGACCACCGCTGTGGCCCGCGGCGACTTGTCCAAGAAGATCACCGTGGAGGTGAAGGGCGAAATTCTCGAGCTGAAGAACACCATCAACGTGATGGTCGATCAGCTGAACGGCTTCGCTTCCGAAGTGACCCGCGTCGCGCGCGAGGTTGGTACTGAGGGCAAGCTTGGCGGTCAGGCCCGGGTCGAAGGCGTCGCCGGAACTTGGAAGGATCTCACGGACAACGTGAACCTTATGGCCGACAACCTTACCGGCCAGGTCCGCAACATCGCCGAAGTGACCACCGCTGTCGCCAAGGGCGATCTGTCGAAGAAGATTACTGTGGACGTTCGCGGCGAAATCCTCGAGCTCAAGAATACCATCAACACCATGGTCGACCAGCTCAACGGCTTCGCCTCCGAAGTGACCCGCGTGGCGCGCGAGGTCGGCACCGAGGGCAAGCTTGGCGGTCAGGCGCAGGTGCCGGGCGTCGCAGGCACCTGGGCCGATCTTACGAACAACGTGAACTCGATGGCTGCGAACCTGACGGGCCAGGTCCGCAACATCGCCGAAGTGACCACCGCCGTTGCCAAGGGCGATCTTTCCAAGAAGATCACCGTCGACGTGCGCGGCGAAATCCTCGAACTCAAGAACACCATCAACACCATGGTCGACCAGCTTAACGGCTTCGCCTCCGAGGTGACCCGCGTCGCCCGCGAAGTGGGGTCCGAAGGCAAGCTTGGCGGTCAGGCGCAGGTGCCCGGCGTCGGCGGTACCTGGGCCGATCTTACGGACAGCGTGAACCTGATGGCCGGCAATCTGACTGGGCAGGTCCGCAACATCGCCGAAGTGACCACCGCCGTGGCGCGCGGCGACTTGTCCAAGAAGATCACCGTGGAGGTGAAAGGCGAAATTCTTGAGCTGAAGAACACCATCAACACTATGGTCGATCAGCTCAACGGCTTTGCGTCCGAAGTGACGCGCGTCGCCCGCGAAGTGGGATCCGAAGGCAAGCTAGGCGGGCAGGCGCAGGTTGAAGGCGTCGCCGGCACCTGGGCCGATCTAACCGAGAGCGTGAACCTCATGGCTGGCAACCTGACCGGTCAGGTCCGCAATATCGCCGAGGTGACCACTGCCGTCGCCCGCGGCGACTTGTCCAAGAAAATTACGGTCGACGTGAAAGGCGAAATCCTTGAGCTCAAGGACACCATCAACGTCATGGTCGACCAGCTCAATGGCTTTGCGTCCGAAGTGACCCGTGTGGCCCGCGAAGTGGGGACCGAGGGCAAGCTTGGAGGCCAGGCCCAGGTGCCAGGCGTCGGCGGCACGTGGAAGGACCTCACCGACAATGTGAACGCCATGGCCGCCAACCTGACTGGTCAGGTGCGCAACATCGCCGAAGTGACCACCGCCGTGGCGCTGGGCGACCTATCAAAAAAGATTACCGTCGACGTGAAGGGGGAGATCCTCGAGCTTAAGAACACTATCAACACGATGGTTGACCAGCTCAACTCCTTCGCGTCCGAGGTGACCCGCGTGGCGCGCGAAGTCGGAACCGAGGGCAAGCTCGGCGGTCAGGCTCAGGTTCCGGGCGTCGCGGGCACCTGGGCCGACCTCACGGACAACGTGAACCTGATGGCGGCGAATCTGACTGGCCAGGTCCGCAACATCGCCGACGTGACAACTGCGGTCGCCAAGGGTGATTTGTCCAAGAAGATCACGGTCGACGTGAAGGGCGAAATTCTCGCGCTTAAGAACACCATCAACACCATGGTCGACCAGCTGAACGGCTTCGCCTCCGAAGTGACCCGCGTGGCGCGTGAGGTGGGGACCGAAGGCAAACTTGGCGGTCAGGCGCAGGTGCCGGGCGTCGGCGGCACCTGGAAGGATCTTACGGACAACGTGAACTTGATGGCGACCAACCTCACCAACCAGGTGCGCGGCATCGCAGACGTCGTGACCGCCGTGGCCCAGGGCAACCTCAAGCGTAAGCTGACGGTGGACGCCAAGGGTGAGATTGCCGCGCTTGCGGAAACGATCAATTTCATGATCGATACGCTTGCGACCTTTGCCGACCAGGTCACCAACATGGCCCGCGAGGTCGGCATCGAGGGCAAGCTTGGCGGTCAGGCCCGCGTGCCTGGCGCAGCGGGCCTGTGGCGCGACCTTACCGACAACGTGAACCAGCTCGCCGCTAACCTGACCAACCAGGTGCGCTCGATCGCGGACGTCGCCACCGCCGTTACCAAGGGCGACCTTTCCCGCTCCATCGCGGTGGAGGCCTCGGGCGAAATGGCCGCGCTCAAGGACAACATCAACGAGATGATCCGCAACCTCAAGGAACAGACCTTGAAGAATGCGGAGCAGGATTGGCTCAAGACCAATCTCGCGCGCTTCAGCCGAATGCTGCAGGGCGAACGCGACCTTGCCACCGTGTCCAACCTCATCATGTCGGAACTCGCACCGCTGGTGAACGCGCAATATGGCGTCTTCTACGTCACCAAGCGCGAGGAAGAGGAAACCAAGTTGGAGCTGGTTGCCAGCTACGGCGCGGAAAGCCCCGACCACCTCCGCAAGGAGTTCAAGCTCCGCGAAGGCCTGGTCGGCCAAGCTGCCGCTGACCGCCGTCCGATCCTGCTCAAGGACGTCCCGAATGACTTCATCCGGATCGGCTCAGGCCTCGGCCACGCCAAGCCAGCCAACGTCAACATTTTGCCTGCGCTCTTCGAAGATGACGTGAAGGCCGTAATCGAGCTCGCCTCGTTCAGCGAGTTCAACGAAACGCACCAGAGCTTCCTCGACCAGCTGATGGAATCGGTCGGCATCGTGCTCAACACGATCGCGGCCACAATGCGTACCGAGGGTCTGCTAAAGCAGTCACAGCTGCTAACGCAGGAACTTCAGGCCCGCCAGACCGAGCTTACCACCAAGCAGGAGGAGCTGCACGCGACCAACGAGGAGCTGCAGGAGAAGGCGCAGCTGCTTGAGAATGAGAAAAAGCAGGTCGAGGCCAAGAATATCGAGATCGACATGGCCCGCCGGGCTGTCGAGGAGAAAGCCGAGCAGCTGGCGCTCACGTCCAAGTACAAGTCCGAATTCCTGGCGAACATGAGCCACGAACTGCGCACGCCGCTCAATTCACTGCTGATCCTATCCAAGCTTCTGGCCGACAACCAACAGGGCAATCTCAACGACAAGCAGGTGGAGTTCGCCCGGACGATCCACTCGGCCGGCTCCGATCTTCTCAGCCTCATCAACGACATCCTCGATTTGTCGAAGATCGAATCCGGCACCGTCAGCATCGAGGTCGGAGAACTTCCGCTCGTCAGCTTCAAGCAGCACATGGAGCGAACCTTCCGCCAGCTTGCGGCAGACAAGAACCTCGAGTTCGACGTCAACTTCGAAGCGACGCTGCCCGAGGCCATTCGTACCGACGAGAAGAGGCTCCAGCAGATCGTTCTCAATCTGCTGTCCAACGCCTTCAAGTTCACCGCCCGCGGCAGCGTAACCCTCAACGTCAGCACGGCGACCAAGGGGTGGAGCCCGACTCACCCGGTGCTCCGCAATGGCGATCGTGCGATTGCAATCGCGGTCACCGACACGGGGATCGGTATTCCCGAAGACAAGCAGAAGCTCATCTTCGAAGCCTTCCAGCAGGCCGACGGGACGACCAGCCGTAAATATGGCGGCACCGGCCTTGGTTTATCGATCAGCCGCGAGATAGCTCGCTTGCTCGGCGGCGAACTGCAGGTTCGCTCCAAGCCCGGAGTCGGGTCGACCTTCACGCTCTTCGTGCCGCTCGATGCCGTGCCGTTAAACGCTGCAGCCGCTGGGGGCGGGACCAGTGCCCGCTACGAAAATAGCGGCGCAAGCGTCCCGACGGCGCTTCCAGGCTTCGAAGTCCAGGACGACCGCGATGACCTGGGCAAGGATCCCTTTGTCCTGATCGTCGAGGACGATACCGCCTTTGCCGCCATCCTGCTGGATCAGGCGCGCGAAGCCGGCCTCAAGGGCGTGGTCTCCGCCGCCGGGTCCGGCACGCTGGCGCTTGCCCGCAAGCTGAAGCCCCACGCCATCACTCTCGATCTTGGGCTCAGCGACATCGATGGTTTCGTTCTGCTCGATCTTCTGAAGCACGATCCCGATACGACGCATCTGCCGATCCACGTTATCTCCGGCGCAGATCGCAGCGCCTCTGTGCTGGCGATGGGGGCGGTGGGCGTTACAGAGAAGCCGGCTGATCAGGACGAGCTGGGCAAGGTCTTCCGCAACCTGCTGAGCGAGGCAAAGAAGGGCAAGCGCAAGCGCGCGCCAGCTTCGTCGACCAGCCAGCCGCCTCGCGAAGTCGCCGAGCTGGTGGGCACCAAGGTCCTCATCGTTGATGACGACATCCGCAACATCTTCTCGTTGACCAGCGTGCTCGAAAGTTACGGTGTCGAGGTTCTGCACGCCGAACGCGGCAAGGAAGGCATCGGTATCCTCGAGCGGACGGATGGCATCGATGCGGCCTTGATCGACATCATGATGCCGGAAATGGACGGCTACGAGACGATGCGGCAGATTCGCCAGCGTCCGCAACTCGCCGAAGTGCCGCTGATCGCAGTGACAGCCAAGGCGATGAAGGGCGATCGCCAGAAGTGCCTCGACGCTGGTGCGTCCGATTACATCGCAAAACCGGTCGACATCGAATTGCTGCTCGCCCTCCTGCGCGTATGGATAGCACGTAACCGTGAGTTGACCCCTGTCAGCCACGACATTGTCGAGGCTGCTGAATAA
- a CDS encoding DUF5985 family protein encodes MDGVLASAVYALCFLTSSACAFLLARGFLRSGARLLLWSSLCFVFLAASNLLLVADLLFLAEQDLSVSRTLLALIGVGTLLFGFVWDLEEEA; translated from the coding sequence GTGGACGGAGTTCTTGCTTCGGCCGTCTACGCGCTCTGCTTTCTGACGAGCAGCGCTTGTGCCTTCCTTTTAGCCAGGGGTTTCCTCCGTTCGGGCGCCCGGCTGCTGCTGTGGAGTTCGCTCTGCTTCGTCTTCCTGGCCGCAAGCAATCTCCTGCTGGTCGCAGATCTCCTCTTCTTGGCCGAACAGGATCTCAGCGTCTCCCGAACGCTCCTCGCCTTAATCGGCGTAGGCACCTTGCTGTTTGGGTTTGTCTGGGACCTGGAGGAAGAAGCGTGA
- a CDS encoding DUF5985 family protein, protein MTLYVFLSGAASTGFLLAALFFLRFWKRTHDPLFSAFSLAFALMALAQGLLALSGVQGEDRAWIYLVRLAAFLIILAAIYRKNRYGRAR, encoded by the coding sequence GTGACGCTTTACGTGTTCCTGTCCGGCGCGGCGAGCACTGGATTTCTTCTGGCAGCCCTCTTTTTTCTGCGCTTCTGGAAGCGGACGCACGATCCCCTGTTCTCTGCCTTCTCCCTGGCGTTCGCGCTGATGGCGCTCGCTCAGGGATTGCTGGCGCTATCCGGCGTTCAAGGGGAAGACCGAGCTTGGATCTACTTGGTCCGGCTAGCCGCCTTCTTGATCATCCTTGCCGCAATCTACCGTAAAAATCGTTACGGACGAGCGCGCTAG
- a CDS encoding Hsp70 family protein produces the protein MTLPIQPAVLGIDFGTTNSVAAIAVDGVASLIPLRGPEGADPVFRSALCFWEDESGIAVEAGPWAVDEYLAYPEGSRFIQSFKTVAASSHFLHASIFDRRYRFEDLGALFLEKMMQRSGGAMEQRDRRVIVGRPVVFAGHRPDEGLARERYNAVFAGLGADISYVYEPLGAAFSFASELRNAATVLVADFGGGTSDFSIVRIEEPGRVKRCTPLSHAGVGIAGDRFDRRILDNVVLPLLGKGGQYRSFDKVLEIPSGWFAEFADWSRLAFMRNRKTLAELAKLQRSAIDPVPIERMVSIIEQELGYALYEAVGKVKRALSSAEIANFSFSGGGLSIEAEVTRADFERWIAPDLARIEEAVDLALSRAGIGTAEIDRVFLTGGSSLIPRVRHLFSERFGADRIASGNELTSIAHGLALIGSEPDLSAWAI, from the coding sequence CCAGCCTGCCGTCCTTGGCATCGATTTCGGCACGACCAACTCGGTCGCTGCCATTGCCGTTGATGGCGTCGCCTCACTTATCCCACTCCGAGGGCCGGAGGGTGCCGATCCCGTGTTCCGGTCTGCGCTTTGCTTCTGGGAAGATGAAAGCGGTATCGCTGTGGAAGCGGGTCCGTGGGCCGTGGACGAGTACCTAGCGTACCCTGAGGGGAGCCGGTTCATACAATCGTTCAAGACGGTCGCCGCCTCATCCCACTTTCTTCACGCGAGCATCTTCGATCGCCGTTACCGCTTCGAAGATCTGGGTGCCTTGTTCCTGGAGAAAATGATGCAGCGATCCGGCGGTGCGATGGAGCAGCGAGACAGGCGCGTAATTGTAGGCCGTCCGGTCGTGTTTGCAGGGCACCGTCCGGATGAAGGGCTTGCCCGAGAACGCTACAATGCCGTCTTTGCTGGGCTGGGTGCCGACATATCCTATGTCTACGAGCCCCTCGGCGCTGCCTTCAGCTTCGCCTCTGAGCTCCGTAACGCCGCAACTGTTCTCGTTGCGGACTTCGGTGGCGGCACAAGCGACTTCTCGATTGTACGGATCGAGGAACCTGGCCGAGTTAAGCGCTGCACGCCGCTGAGCCACGCTGGCGTAGGCATTGCAGGGGATCGTTTTGACCGCCGCATTCTTGATAACGTGGTGCTGCCACTACTCGGCAAGGGCGGGCAGTATCGGTCCTTCGACAAGGTGCTCGAGATCCCGTCCGGATGGTTCGCCGAATTTGCCGACTGGTCCCGGCTAGCCTTTATGCGAAATCGGAAGACCCTTGCGGAACTCGCCAAGCTGCAGCGTTCGGCAATCGATCCTGTGCCGATTGAGAGGATGGTCTCCATCATCGAGCAGGAACTTGGATATGCGCTGTACGAGGCGGTCGGAAAGGTGAAGCGTGCACTCTCCTCGGCTGAGATTGCAAACTTCAGCTTTTCTGGCGGAGGTCTCTCGATCGAGGCGGAAGTCACGCGGGCGGACTTCGAGCGCTGGATTGCCCCAGACCTCGCCCGTATCGAAGAAGCTGTAGATCTCGCCTTATCGCGCGCAGGTATCGGTACTGCAGAGATCGACCGGGTCTTTCTGACAGGCGGAAGCTCGCTTATCCCTCGTGTGCGCCACTTGTTCTCTGAGCGCTTCGGGGCTGATCGCATTGCGAGCGGCAATGAGCTCACATCCATTGCTCACGGCCTAGCCCTTATAGGCAGCGAGCCCGATCTCTCCGCTTGGGCGATCTAA